GACGCTGCCTGGTTTTCGATAGATGAAGCGCGAGGGGGACTATTTTGCCCCCCTCAGCAGCGTGTGCTACAATTTTGAGCAAAGAACAACGGCGTACCGGGCGGAAGAAGAACGGTCTTATGGCCGGGTTTCTATGCTGCAAGCATACTCTCACGCAGACAGGACGCCATTGGAGGCATGGAGACGGTGGATATTGATTTTTTGCTGACTCGCGGCGTTGCCCAGGTGGAGAAGGAAACAGACCTGCGCCGCTTGCTAGAAGCTGGCGGGCGCGGCAGGCGTCCGCTGCGGGTGAAGCTGGGGCTTGATCCCCGCAACCCTGATCTGACCCTGGGACATGGTGTGGTGCTGCGCAAGCTGCGCCAGTTTCAGCAGCTTGGACATAAGGCGGTTGTTATTGTGGGTGACTGGACCGCCAGGCTGGGCGATCCCAGCGGGCGCTCGGATGCCCGCGAGGCGCTTTCAGCCGAACAGGTCAAAGCGAATGCGGAGCAGTATCTCGATCAGTTTTATCAAGTTGTTGATCGAGAGCAGACGGAGGTGCGCTGGCAGAGCGAATGGTTTGATCGCTTTACACTGGCTGATGCTATCCGTCTGGCGGGCAATAAGACCGTTGCCCAGATGCTTGATCGTGATGACTTCTCCAAACGTTATCAGGCCGGGACAGAGATTTACATCTCCGAATTTCTCTATCCCTTGCTGCAAGGCTATGACTCTATTGCGGTGGAAGCTGATGTAGAACTGGGCGGGACCGATCAGACGTTTAATCTGCTGGTTGGGCGCGAGCTTCAGGGGCGCATCGGCCAGCCGCCGCAGCAAATCCTTACCTGTCATCTCATCGTCGGCCTCGATGGTGTGCAGAAGATGGGCAAGAGCCTGGGCAATTATATTGCGCTGACTGCTCCGGCCAACGACATGTATGGCAAACTGATGTCTTTGCCCGATCAGGCGATGATGACCTACTTTGAGACGCTCACCACTGTGCCAACCGCAGAGCTGCGGGAGGTGCAGCGCCAGATGGCTGAGGGGAGTCTCAATCCGCGCGATGTGAAGATGCGCATGGCGCGAGAGATCGTCACTGAGTTTCGCTCGGCGGAAGCTGCGGCGGAGGCCGAGGAAGCTTTTGTGCGCCAGTTCCAGCGCCACCAGCTTCCTGAGCAGATTCCTGATTTCCGGCTGGCCGAGCCGACCAATATCGTGACCTTGATTGTTGACCAATGGCGTCTTGCTCCCAGTCGGAGCCGGGCGCGTGATCTCATCCAGCAGGGCGGTGTGTATTTC
This genomic window from Ktedonobacterales bacterium contains:
- the tyrS gene encoding tyrosine--tRNA ligase, which codes for METVDIDFLLTRGVAQVEKETDLRRLLEAGGRGRRPLRVKLGLDPRNPDLTLGHGVVLRKLRQFQQLGHKAVVIVGDWTARLGDPSGRSDAREALSAEQVKANAEQYLDQFYQVVDREQTEVRWQSEWFDRFTLADAIRLAGNKTVAQMLDRDDFSKRYQAGTEIYISEFLYPLLQGYDSIAVEADVELGGTDQTFNLLVGRELQGRIGQPPQQILTCHLIVGLDGVQKMGKSLGNYIALTAPANDMYGKLMSLPDQAMMTYFETLTTVPTAELREVQRQMAEGSLNPRDVKMRMAREIVTEFRSAEAAAEAEEAFVRQFQRHQLPEQIPDFRLAEPTNIVTLIVDQWRLAPSRSRARDLIQQGGVYFYPEGEQSAAQRITDVSFVAPAKDGAIVQVGKHDFRRIRVF